CACGAATCGTCGAAAGGCCTTCTTTTGAGACGGATGTTACTTGTTTGAGATCCTTTAAGCCTTTGAGATCACGTTCAAGCGGTTGTGTGATGAGCCCTTCGATATCAACTGGCGATACACCGATGTACGGTGTCGCCACAATCACAAGTGGAATGGTGATGTCAGGTGCCGCTTCGCGTGGAAGCCCTTGATAGGCACTCCAGCCGAACATGACAATCAGCACCATTAGAATATAGACGACGATTTTATTATCTACAGCCATACTCCAGATTTTCATTTTCATTGCTCCGTCTATTTTACGACATTGACTGTTGTACCATCGACGAGTTTTTGATAGCCGGTGACAACGAGATGATCACCTATCTTCAAACCATCCAACACTTCCATCATCATTCCCTGGCGGCCGCCGAGTTTTAAACGCCGCTCTTGTGCCTTACCGTCTTGTTCTACATAGACAATAATACGATCACGATCTACCAGCTGCACGATGTTTTCACTCACGAGAATTGCATTATTCTTTGCCTCGCGAAGTAATTTTACCTTTGCTACCATTTCTGGTTTGAGCTTTCGGAATGGATTCGATAGAATGAGTTCTACCTGCATTGTTCGGTTTGCTGCAGATACTGCTGAACTGACAAACGACACCCTTCCTCTGAGTGTATCGCCTGGCAATGCATCGAATGTCACAACGGCCGGTATGCCAAGAGGAAGTGTGCCTGAATATAACTCCGGTACTTCTGCCTGAATTTTCACTTTCGAATTATTGACGATACGGACAATCGGTACTCCGGGCGGCGCGAATTCTCCCTCGTTCATGAGGTTGCCCATTGGAGTATTCTCTACAACACCGTCGATCGTGCTGCGAATCTGAGTCCGTTCCCAGCGTGCTTTCATTAAGTCAGCGTTGGCTTTTGCAGCATCGCGGCCATATTGGAAATTCTTCATCTGAAGGTCGCTAATACCCTGTTGTTCAAATACCTTCTGCTGTTTCTCAACATTTAAATCCGCCATACGGTATTGCGCTTCAGCAGCATCGTACCCGGCCTTGATCACTTCATCTTTCAATGTTACTATCAGATCGCCTTTTTTTACATGCTGGCCTTTTTGAGCTATCCATTCTTTGATTACTCCACCCTCTTCAGGACTAATATTGACATCCTCAAAAGCCTTCACAGTTCCTGCTACTTGGATAGCATCTACAAGACGCGTCGGTTTAATGATTTCAATTTTTACGTCGACCGGCTGAATCTTGAGCGAGGTATTTTCATCGACCTTTTTGCAGGAGAAAAACACCAAACCGGTACAAAGCACTGGAACCGTTACTATTCTTGCTATATTGTTCATTGAAGTATTCCTTCTACGGTGGGTTCTATTCTTCAGTTTCTATCGCATAACTGGGGAGGTGACCGATGAGTTGATCCAGCTCGGCCGAAGCGACGAGGTAATCATAAATTGCTTGAATACGGTTTACTTTCGCTTGTGTTAACGCAAGTTGTGCATCGTTCACTTCCAATTGCGTAGCAGCGCTCGAGAGAAAACGCGTTGTGACAATCTTGTAGCCGCGCTCTGCCATCTCAACGGTTTTGTCCTGTGCTTCAACACGCTTTCGTGCCTGCTGTAAATTGCTCTTTACCGAATGCACACCTGTATATAAGTTCCGTTCTACAGTCGTCCGTTGTTCTTCACTCTTCCGTTGTTCTAACTGTGCCTGTTCAACCTTGGAATATGTTTGAAGTCCCTGGAACAGGCTGAGTGAAAAAACTAATCCTACCTGAGAAGACTTGTAAAAATCGTTTGTTGAGAAATTAAATCGGTCGTTGATCGCCGAATAAGAATACGATCCAAACATGGCAATTGTCGGCAAATAATTTGATCTCTCTGCATTAATCACGGCTCCATTTAATTCTATCTGACGTTTTGCCGCCG
The nucleotide sequence above comes from Ignavibacteriales bacterium. Encoded proteins:
- a CDS encoding efflux RND transporter periplasmic adaptor subunit, yielding MNNIARIVTVPVLCTGLVFFSCKKVDENTSLKIQPVDVKIEIIKPTRLVDAIQVAGTVKAFEDVNISPEEGGVIKEWIAQKGQHVKKGDLIVTLKDEVIKAGYDAAEAQYRMADLNVEKQQKVFEQQGISDLQMKNFQYGRDAAKANADLMKARWERTQIRSTIDGVVENTPMGNLMNEGEFAPPGVPIVRIVNNSKVKIQAEVPELYSGTLPLGIPAVVTFDALPGDTLRGRVSFVSSAVSAANRTMQVELILSNPFRKLKPEMVAKVKLLREAKNNAILVSENIVQLVDRDRIIVYVEQDGKAQERRLKLGGRQGMMMEVLDGLKIGDHLVVTGYQKLVDGTTVNVVK